The genomic stretch ACGTAGGGCAGGACGACGAGGCGCTGGTCCTCGGCGGCCCCGTCGAACGGGCGGACCGTGACGGGGAACCCGCCGAAGTCGTCGTGGAACCGGAGCGTGACGTTGTCGCTCACGCCGAGGTAGTGGACCGCGTCGAGGCCCTCCTGGAGCGTGGCGAAGTCCTCGGCCGGGAAGCCCGGCGGCGGCGTGCCGACATCGTAGGTCCCCGCCAGCGGCGCGAGCTCGGTGGCCTCGTCGGCGCCGATGGTCGGGTTGAAGACGCTGCGGAGCTCGCCGTCGAAGTCAGCGAGAATGCCGGTGCCCGGCACGCCCGCGAGGCGGGGGTCGCCGTCAGAGGTGGCGCCCAGATGGAGATCGCCCTGGCCGGCGTTCTGGAAGGCCACGTTGAAGGAGCGCGAGCGCGCGTCGAGGCCCGAGGCCGCCTGCCATGCGGCGAGATCCGCGTAGTCCGTCCCATCCACGGTGACGAGCGCCGGGCCGGTCACCGTATGGTAGACGTTGCCGTCGGCCGCGAGGAGGTTGCCCACCTCGAACAGCTCGAGGGCCGGGCCGCTGGTGGCGCTCTTGAGGACGTTGTTGGTCAGCTCCACGACCTCGTCGCTGCTGCCGACGACCCAGAGCGGCGTCGCGTTCGTGCCGCTCGCGTAGAGCGAGTTGTGGATGATGCGGATGCCCGTGACGCCCGTCCCGAGCAGCACGGGGCGGTCGGCGCGGACGAAGTTGTTCGCGAGGAGGGCGACGCCGGACGCGTCCGCATCGGAGCCGTCCATGTGCACGCCGAAGCTGCGGATCCCGGTCAGGGCGATCTGGTTGCCGGTGATCGCGAACCCCTTGTTGTATCCGATATAGATCGCCTGCAGGTCGTCGTCGGACCCCGAGAACGTGTTGCCGTCGATCACGACGCCGTCGGGCTGGCTCACGTAGAACCCGTACCGCGTCTGGTTCTCGAAGGTGTTGTCGGAGATCGCCCAGTCCTCGTTGACCGTCGCGTTGAACGGGCCGTCGAGGGCGTGGATGCCGGCCCAGCCGCCGGTGAACGTGCTGCCGGAGACGGTGAGCCGGTCGTGGCCGTCGCCGTCGCTCCAGACGAGGGCCCGCTCGTCCGTTCCCCCGACGAAGGTGGAGCCGATGAACGTCGAGTTCAGGATGCTCACGTCGTCGGCGCCGAGCCCGTCGACCCCCAGGTCGAGCTCGAGGATGCGGCCGTCGACGCCCGCCGCGCTCGCGTCGAAGATGAGGTTGTTCAGCTCGACGTGGTCGAGGCCGCGCAGGCGGAGCGTCCAGTTGGTGCCCGAGGCGGCGCCCGAGACCAGCACCGGCTTGTTGCTCGGGTTGGCGCCGCGGATCGCGAGGAGCGCCGAGGCGGGGTCACTCGCCGCCGGGCCGACGCGGATCGTGGGGGGCAGCGACTCGCGGAACGTGAACGTGCCGGGCCGGATGCGGAACGTGACCGGGCCCTTCATGCCGCGCGCCTTGAGCGCGTCGAACGCCTCCGCCGGGTCGAGGAAGGAGGGCGACGAGCCCGCGACGGCGTAGAAGCCGCTCGGCGCGTCGGCGTTGTCGAGCGGCGGGAGCGGCGTGCCCTCGTCGGCGCCCATCTTCGGGTTGTAGCCGTCACGCGCGTCGCCGTCGATGTCGGTGGTGACGGCGGCGAACGGGACGCCGATCAGGGACAGGTCGTCGAGGGAGGACCCGCCGAGGTGGAGGTCCGGGGTGCCCGGCGGCGGGTCGGCGAAGGTGACCGCGACGGCGATGGAGTTGGCGTCGAGGCCGGTCGCGGACTGGTAGGCGCTCAGCGTCGAATAGCCGGAGCCGCCGAAGCCGATGTAGGTGCCGCCGACCGACGAGTAGAGGTTGTTGGTGTCGGAGGCCTCGATCTGGCCGCCCGGCGCGCGGAGCGCGAACCCGCCCGCGTCGTCGATCAGGAGGTTGTTGGCCAGGACGACGTCGTTGACCGGGGCACCATCTTCGACGAAGAGGGCGGATGCCGAGGTCGCCCCCTGTGCGATGATGGCCGTGTTGTGGACCACGTCCACGTCGCCGTACTGGAGGTAGATCGCCGCCGTGCCGTCACTCCGCAGCGCGACGGTGTTGTTCGCCATCAGCCGCTGCGTGCCCGACGTCGACCCGAGCCAGATGCCGACGTCACCGATGGAGAGATCGACCTCGTTGCCCGTGATCTCGACCGGCTGAGGCGCCGACGCCGAGCTCCACACGTAGATGCCGCGGTAGCTCGCATTCGACGCGGCCCACGAGGACACCTGGTTGCCGTCCACGATGGCACCGCTGCCTGTGATCTCAATGCCGCGCTCGGTCTGAGACGCGAACGTGCTCCCACTGACGGTCGTGCGGGCGTTGAACGGCGTCAGGCTGTCGTTGAAGTCGAGGCCGACGTAGCCGTGCGTGAAGGTGCTGCCGGTGACGGTGTTGTCGTCGTTGGCGGTGTTGTCGGCCCAGAGGAGCGAGCCCGTGTCGGCGCTGGCGCCCGTGATGCCCGTGAAGGTGCAGTTGCTGAGGGTGTTGTGCGTGGCCTCGTTCTCGAACGTCACGAGGCGCCCGTAGGTGGCGCCGACGGCCTCGAATGTGATGCCGGCGAACGACACGTAGTCGGCCCCGTTGAGGCGGACCACCCAGTTGGTGCTGCTGCCCACCCCCGAGGCTCGCCACACAGGGCTGGCGGCGAGCGGAGCGCTCCGCGTGAAGGTGACCATGTCGTCCGCCGCGCCGAGGCGGGGGAAGCTGGAGATGGTGACCTGCTCGTCGTAGGTGCCGGGGCGGATCTGGAACGTCACCGGCCCCGAGGTGCCGAGCGCGTTCAGGTCGGCGACGGCGGCCGAGATCGTGGAGTAGTTCGGGAGAGCCCCGCCGACGGTGTAGGTCCCAGAGAGTTGGGCCGAAGCCGGGAGGGCGAGCACGACCGCGAGTGCGGCGAGGAGAAGCGAACGGAGCATCGAAGTGGGGAGGAGGGTCCACCCCTCCGTGCGAGGTCTCAGACCGGCGAGTATCACCGACCCCCACTTTTTTCTCCAGGTCGGCCCGTCGCGGGCCGCGGGCGGGTGTGCCTGCCCGGAAGGTCCCCCCTCGCGTCGCGTGCCGGAGGAACAGAGGTCGGCTAGCTTCACGAGCGCGTCCCGCCTCTCCCTCTGTGCCCGTCCTCCCGTCCCGCTGGCCCGCCTCCCACCTCGGGCTCTGGGGCGGCGCGGCGCTCCTCGGCGCCCTGCTGCTCCTCCCCCCGCCGGACGGCCTTGACGCGACGGGATGGCGAACGGCCGTCGTGGGACTGGTGATGGCGGTCTGGTGGATGACCGAGGCGCTGCCCATCGCGGCGACCTCGCTGGTGCCGCTGGTCGCGTTCCCGGTCCTCGGCATCGGGTCCATCGCCGACACGTCGGCGCCGTACGCGCACC from Rubrivirga sp. SAORIC476 encodes the following:
- a CDS encoding right-handed parallel beta-helix repeat-containing protein, which gives rise to MLRSLLLAALAVVLALPASAQLSGTYTVGGALPNYSTISAAVADLNALGTSGPVTFQIRPGTYDEQVTISSFPRLGAADDMVTFTRSAPLAASPVWRASGVGSSTNWVVRLNGADYVSFAGITFEAVGATYGRLVTFENEATHNTLSNCTFTGITGASADTGSLLWADNTANDDNTVTGSTFTHGYVGLDFNDSLTPFNARTTVSGSTFASQTERGIEITGSGAIVDGNQVSSWAASNASYRGIYVWSSASAPQPVEITGNEVDLSIGDVGIWLGSTSGTQRLMANNTVALRSDGTAAIYLQYGDVDVVHNTAIIAQGATSASALFVEDGAPVNDVVLANNLLIDDAGGFALRAPGGQIEASDTNNLYSSVGGTYIGFGGSGYSTLSAYQSATGLDANSIAVAVTFADPPPGTPDLHLGGSSLDDLSLIGVPFAAVTTDIDGDARDGYNPKMGADEGTPLPPLDNADAPSGFYAVAGSSPSFLDPAEAFDALKARGMKGPVTFRIRPGTFTFRESLPPTIRVGPAASDPASALLAIRGANPSNKPVLVSGAASGTNWTLRLRGLDHVELNNLIFDASAAGVDGRILELDLGVDGLGADDVSILNSTFIGSTFVGGTDERALVWSDGDGHDRLTVSGSTFTGGWAGIHALDGPFNATVNEDWAISDNTFENQTRYGFYVSQPDGVVIDGNTFSGSDDDLQAIYIGYNKGFAITGNQIALTGIRSFGVHMDGSDADASGVALLANNFVRADRPVLLGTGVTGIRIIHNSLYASGTNATPLWVVGSSDEVVELTNNVLKSATSGPALELFEVGNLLAADGNVYHTVTGPALVTVDGTDYADLAAWQAASGLDARSRSFNVAFQNAGQGDLHLGATSDGDPRLAGVPGTGILADFDGELRSVFNPTIGADEATELAPLAGTYDVGTPPPGFPAEDFATLQEGLDAVHYLGVSDNVTLRFHDDFGGFPVTVRPFDGAAEDQRLVVLPYVPANQYAYSPTDAASNGAIRVEGADHVTIGYMFIDLTGGTGGHGQALRLEGEVDDLRLPFFGGFGVSGSASSEAALIGGATATTTNLWVDQGFFDGGAYGVYLNGGPSSGTTVTNSTFVDLRAAGIRLIEHDDVTISDVEITSAQANADGIVLEDGQGAAIDRARIQLSGTSGLASYAINLNAQSGTFADPVSVTNSFLTGGDQGVVILDVDHARFAHNTIRALDAAAPGVFRSAGANGTNIQLVNNILVHEGGGRVLSVDDGGEFTALGPNDLVTSGPVLASWNGTDYADLAAYQAGTGFGSNSVSVPVTFADAAAGDLHLDGASDGDQALGALPLADVTDDIDGDTRSTSYVYLGADEAGTPLTPPTPDSYAVMGPAALGAFAHGDAVNVAWTTLDPTLEAGNVRVSVLCPGQAPFVRYASTANDGQAGFAVPVSLGTHGGVDDQAAGCTVEVASVADPSRAAVSAPFVVTDDGVGGVTTRKLDLATGFSPARYGLQDVIKWFWDETTVPTGNVRLALVCDGRDRWIRYANTANDGQASATLPATFGAYDVCRTEVTSLADPTFFGRSAPFQVLDTPLPSVDVLAPADEDVIAMGADVDITWETVGVAAGNAIRILLVDLTNGPPNRLVAQTTNTGTYTWSVPTDLDPSAEYRLSVKATADDGTFPTALIDPLTFVSAGSLTASASASAEALPTELAVLSARPNPTRSRATVRVGLPEAGPVDVAVYDAVGRRVAVLASGERGAGWHDLGVEAGDLAPGVYVVRAMAGDTVATRTLTVVR